The Pan paniscus chromosome 12, NHGRI_mPanPan1-v2.0_pri, whole genome shotgun sequence genome window below encodes:
- the GPN1 gene encoding GPN-loop GTPase 1 isoform X1, with amino-acid sequence MPWQPPRPFTRSFLTLWWFSFAAQNIAEVSLPMRCLYGRVGGARRKMAASAAAAEPQASGGPQHPVCLLVLGMAGSGKTTFVQRLTGHLHAQGTPPYVINLDPAVHEVPFPANIDIRDTVKYKEVMKQYGLGPNGGIVTSLNLFATRFDQVMKFIEKAQNMSKYVLIDTPGQIEVFTWSASGTIITEALASSFPTVVIYVMDTSRSTNPVTFMSNMLYACSILYKTKLPFIVVMNKTDIIDHSFAVEWMQDFEAFQDALNQETTYVSNLTRSMSLVLDEFYSSLRVVGVSAVLGTGLDELFVQVTSAAEEYEREYRPEYERLKKSLANAESQQQREQLERLRKDMGSVALDAGTAKGVFTVDSLSPVLHPSDLILTRGTLDEEDEEADSDTDDIDHRVTEESHEEPAFQNFMQESMAQYWKRNNK; translated from the exons ATGCCCTGGCAACCGCCGCGCCCCTTCACCCGCTCCTTTCTGACGCTGTGGTGGTTTTCGTTCGCAGCCCAGAACATTGCGGAAGTTTCTCTACCCATGCGGTGTCTCTATGGTCGGGTGGGTGGGGCCAGGAGGAAGATGGCGGCGTCCGCAGCTGCCGCTGAGCCCCAGGCTTCTGGGGGTCCGCAGCACCCAGTGTGTCTGTTGGTGTTGGGAATGGCGGGATCCGGGAAAACCACTTTTGTACAG AGGCTCACAGGACACCTGCATGCCCAAGGCACTCCACCGTATGTGATCAACCTGGATCCAGCAGTACATGAAGTTCCCTTTCCTGCCAATATTG atATTCGTGACACTGTAAAGTATAAAGAAGTAATGAAACA ATATGGACTTGGACCCAATGGCGGCATAGTGACCTCACTCAATCTCTTTGCTACCAGATTTGATCAG gtGATGAAATTTATTGAGAAGGCCCAGAACATGTCCAA ATATGTGTTGATTGACACACCTGGACAGATTGAGGTATTCACCTGGTCAGCTTCTGGGACAATTATCACTGAGGCCCTT GCATCCTCATTTCCAACAGTTGTCATCTATGTAATGGACACATCGAGAAGTACCAACCCAGTGACCTTCATGTCCAACATGCTCTATGCCTGCAG CATCTTATACAAAACCAAGCTGCCTTTCATTGTGGTCATGAATAAA ACTGACATCATTGACCACAGCTTTGCAGTGGAATGGATGCAGGATTTTGAGGCTTTCCAAGATGCCTTGAATCAAGAGACTACATACGTCAGTAACCTGACTCGTTCAATGAGCCTGGTGTTAGATGAGTTTTACAGCTCACTCAGG GTGGTGGGTGTCTCTGCTGTTCTGGGTACTGGATTAGATGAACTCTTTGTGCAAGTTACCAGTGCTGCCGAAGAATATGAAAG GGAGTATCGTCCTGAATATGAACGTCTGAAAAAATCACTG GCCAACGCAGAGAGCCAACAGCAGAGAGAACAACTGGAACGCCTTCGAAAAGATATGGGTTCTGTAGCCTTGGATGCAGGGACTGCCAAAG GTGTTTTCACTGTAGACAGCTTATCTCCTGTGCTGCACCCTTCTGATTTGATCCTGACTCGAGGAACCTTGGATGAAGAGGATGAGGAAGCAGACAGCGATACTGATGACATTGACCACAGAG TTACAGAGGAAAGCCATGAAGAGCCAGCATTCCAGAATTTTATGCAAGAATCGATGGCACAATACTGGAAGAGAAACAATAAATAG
- the GPN1 gene encoding GPN-loop GTPase 1 isoform X3 — protein MPWQPPRPFTRSFLTLWWFSFAAQNIAEVSLPMRCLYGRVGGARRKMAASAAAAEPQASGGPQHPVCLLVLGMAGSGKTTFVQRLTGHLHAQGTPPYVINLDPAVHEVPFPANIDIRDTVKYKEVMKQYGLGPNGGIVTSLNLFATRFDQVMKFIEKAQNMSKYVLIDTPGQIEVFTWSASGTIITEALASSFPTVVIYVMDTSRSTNPVTFMSNMLYACSILYKTKLPFIVVMNKTDIIDHSFAVEWMQDFEAFQDALNQETTYVSNLTRSMSLVLDEFYSSLRVVGVSAVLGTGLDELFVQVTSAAEEYEREYRPEYERLKKSLANAESQQQREQLERLRKDMGSVALDAGTAKDSLSPVLHPSDLILTRGTLDEEDEEADSDTDDIDHRVTEESHEEPAFQNFMQESMAQYWKRNNK, from the exons ATGCCCTGGCAACCGCCGCGCCCCTTCACCCGCTCCTTTCTGACGCTGTGGTGGTTTTCGTTCGCAGCCCAGAACATTGCGGAAGTTTCTCTACCCATGCGGTGTCTCTATGGTCGGGTGGGTGGGGCCAGGAGGAAGATGGCGGCGTCCGCAGCTGCCGCTGAGCCCCAGGCTTCTGGGGGTCCGCAGCACCCAGTGTGTCTGTTGGTGTTGGGAATGGCGGGATCCGGGAAAACCACTTTTGTACAG AGGCTCACAGGACACCTGCATGCCCAAGGCACTCCACCGTATGTGATCAACCTGGATCCAGCAGTACATGAAGTTCCCTTTCCTGCCAATATTG atATTCGTGACACTGTAAAGTATAAAGAAGTAATGAAACA ATATGGACTTGGACCCAATGGCGGCATAGTGACCTCACTCAATCTCTTTGCTACCAGATTTGATCAG gtGATGAAATTTATTGAGAAGGCCCAGAACATGTCCAA ATATGTGTTGATTGACACACCTGGACAGATTGAGGTATTCACCTGGTCAGCTTCTGGGACAATTATCACTGAGGCCCTT GCATCCTCATTTCCAACAGTTGTCATCTATGTAATGGACACATCGAGAAGTACCAACCCAGTGACCTTCATGTCCAACATGCTCTATGCCTGCAG CATCTTATACAAAACCAAGCTGCCTTTCATTGTGGTCATGAATAAA ACTGACATCATTGACCACAGCTTTGCAGTGGAATGGATGCAGGATTTTGAGGCTTTCCAAGATGCCTTGAATCAAGAGACTACATACGTCAGTAACCTGACTCGTTCAATGAGCCTGGTGTTAGATGAGTTTTACAGCTCACTCAGG GTGGTGGGTGTCTCTGCTGTTCTGGGTACTGGATTAGATGAACTCTTTGTGCAAGTTACCAGTGCTGCCGAAGAATATGAAAG GGAGTATCGTCCTGAATATGAACGTCTGAAAAAATCACTG GCCAACGCAGAGAGCCAACAGCAGAGAGAACAACTGGAACGCCTTCGAAAAGATATGGGTTCTGTAGCCTTGGATGCAGGGACTGCCAAAG ACAGCTTATCTCCTGTGCTGCACCCTTCTGATTTGATCCTGACTCGAGGAACCTTGGATGAAGAGGATGAGGAAGCAGACAGCGATACTGATGACATTGACCACAGAG TTACAGAGGAAAGCCATGAAGAGCCAGCATTCCAGAATTTTATGCAAGAATCGATGGCACAATACTGGAAGAGAAACAATAAATAG
- the SUPT7L gene encoding STAGA complex 65 subunit gamma isoform X2 has protein sequence MNLQSGKGEPVTELSWHSCRQLLYQAVATILAHAGFDCANESVLETLTDVAHEYCLKFTKLLRFAVDREARLGQTPFPDVMEQVFHEVGIGSVLSLQKFWQHRIKDYHSYMLQISKQLSEEYERIVNPEKATEDAKPVKIKEEPVSDITFPVSEELEADLASGDQSLPMGVLGAQSERFPSNLEVEASPQASSAEVNASPLWNLAHVKMEPQESEEGNVSGHGVLGSDVFEEPMSGMSEAGIPQSPDDSDSSYGSHSTDSLMGSSPVFNQRCKKRMRKI, from the exons TGGGAAAGGGGAACCTGTGACTGAACTCAGCTGGCATTCCTGTCGGCAGCTCCTCTACCAGGCAGTGGCCACAATCCTGGCCCACGCGGGCTTTGACTGTGCTAATGAGAGTGTCCTGGAGACCCTAACTGATGTGGCACATGAGTATTGCCTTAAGTTTACCAAGTTGCTGCGTTTTGCTGTGGACCGGGAGGCCCGGCTGGGACAGACTCCTTTTCCTGATGTGATGGAGCAGGTATTCCATGAAGTGGGTATTGGCAGTGTGCTCTCCCTCCAGAAGTTCTGGCAGCACCGCATCAAGGACTATCACAGTTACATGCTACAG ATTAGTAAGCAACTCTCTGAAGAATATGAAAGGATTGTCAATCCTGAGAAGGCCACAGAGGACGCTAAACCTGTGAAGATCAAGGAGGAACCTGTGAGCGACATCACTTTTCCTGTCAGTGAGGAGCTGGAGGCTGACCTTGCTTCTGGAGACCAGTCACTGCCTATGGGAGTGCTTGGGGCTCAGAGCGAACGCTTCCCATCTAACCTGGAGGTTGAAGCTTCACCACAGGCTTCAA GTGCAGAGGTAAATGCTTCTCCTCTTTGGAATCTGGCCCATGTGAAAATGGAGCCTCAAGAAAGTGAAGAAGGCAATGTCTCTGGGCATGGTGTGCTGGGCAGCGATGTCTTCGAGGAGCCTATGTCAGGCATGAGTGAAGCTGGGATTCCTCAGAGCCCTGATGACTCAGATAGCAGCTATGGTTCCCACTCCACTGACAGCCTCATGGGGTCCTCCCCTGTTTTCAACCAGCGCTGCAAGAAGAGGATgaggaaaatataa
- the GPN1 gene encoding GPN-loop GTPase 1 isoform X2, with protein sequence MPWQPPRPFTRSFLTLWWFSFAAQNIAEVSLPMRCLYGRVGGARRKMAASAAAAEPQASGGPQHPVCLLVLGMAGSGKTTFVQRLTGHLHAQGTPPYVINLDPAVHEVPFPANIDIRDTVKYKEVMKQYGLGPNGGIVTSLNLFATRFDQVMKFIEKAQNMSKYVLIDTPGQIEVFTWSASGTIITEALASSFPTVVIYVMDTSRSTNPVTFMSNMLYACSILYKTKLPFIVVMNKTDIIDHSFAVEWMQDFEAFQDALNQETTYVSNLTRSMSLVLDEFYSSLRVVGVSAVLGTGLDELFVQVTSAAEEYEREYRPEYERLKKSLANAESQQQREQLERLRKDMGSVALDAGTAKDSLSPVLHPSDLILTRGTLDEEDEEADSDTDDIDHRGERWLRWPVATEHLLILTLFAQEFLTLSV encoded by the exons ATGCCCTGGCAACCGCCGCGCCCCTTCACCCGCTCCTTTCTGACGCTGTGGTGGTTTTCGTTCGCAGCCCAGAACATTGCGGAAGTTTCTCTACCCATGCGGTGTCTCTATGGTCGGGTGGGTGGGGCCAGGAGGAAGATGGCGGCGTCCGCAGCTGCCGCTGAGCCCCAGGCTTCTGGGGGTCCGCAGCACCCAGTGTGTCTGTTGGTGTTGGGAATGGCGGGATCCGGGAAAACCACTTTTGTACAG AGGCTCACAGGACACCTGCATGCCCAAGGCACTCCACCGTATGTGATCAACCTGGATCCAGCAGTACATGAAGTTCCCTTTCCTGCCAATATTG atATTCGTGACACTGTAAAGTATAAAGAAGTAATGAAACA ATATGGACTTGGACCCAATGGCGGCATAGTGACCTCACTCAATCTCTTTGCTACCAGATTTGATCAG gtGATGAAATTTATTGAGAAGGCCCAGAACATGTCCAA ATATGTGTTGATTGACACACCTGGACAGATTGAGGTATTCACCTGGTCAGCTTCTGGGACAATTATCACTGAGGCCCTT GCATCCTCATTTCCAACAGTTGTCATCTATGTAATGGACACATCGAGAAGTACCAACCCAGTGACCTTCATGTCCAACATGCTCTATGCCTGCAG CATCTTATACAAAACCAAGCTGCCTTTCATTGTGGTCATGAATAAA ACTGACATCATTGACCACAGCTTTGCAGTGGAATGGATGCAGGATTTTGAGGCTTTCCAAGATGCCTTGAATCAAGAGACTACATACGTCAGTAACCTGACTCGTTCAATGAGCCTGGTGTTAGATGAGTTTTACAGCTCACTCAGG GTGGTGGGTGTCTCTGCTGTTCTGGGTACTGGATTAGATGAACTCTTTGTGCAAGTTACCAGTGCTGCCGAAGAATATGAAAG GGAGTATCGTCCTGAATATGAACGTCTGAAAAAATCACTG GCCAACGCAGAGAGCCAACAGCAGAGAGAACAACTGGAACGCCTTCGAAAAGATATGGGTTCTGTAGCCTTGGATGCAGGGACTGCCAAAG ACAGCTTATCTCCTGTGCTGCACCCTTCTGATTTGATCCTGACTCGAGGAACCTTGGATGAAGAGGATGAGGAAGCAGACAGCGATACTGATGACATTGACCACAGAGGTGAGAGGTGGCTGAGGTGGCCTGTGGCAACAGAGCATCTGCTTATCCTCACATTGTTTGCCCAGGAGTTTCTTACTTTAAGCGTGTAG